A region of Thermomicrobiales bacterium DNA encodes the following proteins:
- a CDS encoding ABC transporter permease yields MRLVVRRLIALVFVLFALSAITFALSHVVPSDPARMIAGPRASPEAVELVRKEYGLDQPVLTQYVNYVTGIVQLDFGKSLTSRRAVSDDLREYVPATIELTLYAIIFSVVVGLPLGVLSAVKRSTGVDAFGRVISVLGLSIPSFWLALILQFFLFAKLGLLPDGQRLPVGIDPPRAITHLYTIDALLTGNFHTWWVASKHLAMPAFVLGFGALAVITRMARAGMLEVLGQDYIRTARAKGLAPGRVITGHALKNALLPAVTVIGLQVGLLLGGAVLIEIVFSWPGIGRYAFQAIQNMDQNAVISVTLVIGAGYVVMNMLVDIAYVLLDPRLKAK; encoded by the coding sequence ATGAGATTAGTCGTCCGGCGACTCATTGCGCTTGTCTTTGTCCTCTTCGCGCTTTCAGCCATCACCTTCGCGCTCTCGCATGTTGTGCCGTCCGATCCGGCGCGCATGATCGCCGGGCCGCGTGCCAGCCCGGAGGCTGTCGAGTTGGTCCGCAAGGAGTACGGGCTCGACCAGCCAGTGCTGACGCAGTATGTCAACTACGTGACCGGCATCGTCCAACTGGACTTCGGGAAATCTCTGACGTCACGACGTGCCGTCTCCGATGATCTGCGCGAGTATGTGCCCGCGACGATCGAGTTGACCCTCTACGCCATCATCTTTTCCGTCGTTGTCGGCTTGCCACTCGGTGTCCTGTCGGCGGTAAAGCGCAGTACTGGCGTGGATGCGTTCGGTCGGGTCATTTCGGTTCTTGGTCTGTCGATCCCATCCTTCTGGCTCGCGCTGATATTGCAGTTCTTCCTGTTCGCGAAACTGGGGTTACTGCCGGACGGGCAACGCCTGCCAGTCGGAATCGATCCTCCGCGCGCAATCACGCATCTGTACACGATCGACGCGTTGCTGACCGGCAATTTCCACACCTGGTGGGTCGCCTCGAAGCATCTGGCGATGCCGGCCTTTGTGCTTGGCTTTGGTGCACTCGCGGTCATCACCCGTATGGCGCGGGCGGGCATGCTTGAGGTGCTGGGGCAGGACTACATCCGAACCGCCCGTGCCAAGGGCCTTGCCCCGGGCCGCGTCATCACCGGGCACGCGCTGAAGAACGCGCTGCTGCCGGCGGTGACCGTCATCGGGCTCCAGGTCGGCTTGCTGCTTGGCGGCGCGGTCCTGATTGAGATCGTCTTCTCCTGGCCGGGTATTGGTCGCTACGCGTTCCAGGCGATTCAGAACATGGACCAGAACGCCGTCATCTCGGTGACGCTGGTCATCGGGGCTGGGTACGTCGTGATGAACATGCTCGTTGATATTGCGTATGTCCTGTTGGATCCGAGACTGAAGGCAAAATGA
- a CDS encoding ABC transporter ATP-binding protein — translation MSPQILDPQAPDTKGVIGMNLTVDRSMLPTIADHGPAVVIRNASKVFSKKKRRALPFRRTPVEPQKDVRALDDISLEVRRNEIFGILGANGSGKSTLIRLISTLLIPDSGEITVFGYDVQANEMQVKRLINRVSVEASFFKKLSPMENLLYAMRLYGRTGEDLRQEITTILGGLEIKADRINAPLEQMSRGMQQKVAIARAFLTSPVLLLLDEPTTGLDPRSKKDVQKFVHELRDRHDATIVICSHDMDEAEALCDRIAIMDEGQLIAIGTVEELKQIVRERDGLANPTLEDVFIALTGRNLTDDHEDNPAEAA, via the coding sequence ATGTCCCCACAGATCCTCGATCCGCAAGCGCCAGACACAAAGGGCGTCATCGGCATGAATCTCACGGTCGACCGCTCGATGCTGCCGACCATCGCCGACCACGGGCCGGCGGTTGTCATCCGCAACGCGTCGAAGGTGTTCTCCAAGAAGAAGCGGCGTGCGCTGCCGTTTCGCCGAACGCCGGTCGAGCCGCAAAAGGACGTGCGGGCGCTGGACGACATCAGTCTGGAAGTGCGCCGGAATGAGATCTTCGGGATCCTGGGCGCGAACGGCTCCGGCAAGTCGACGCTGATCCGCCTGATCTCGACGCTGCTGATCCCGGATTCGGGCGAGATCACCGTGTTTGGCTACGACGTGCAAGCCAACGAGATGCAGGTGAAGCGCCTGATCAACCGCGTGTCGGTTGAGGCGTCGTTCTTCAAGAAGCTCTCGCCGATGGAGAACCTGCTCTACGCCATGCGGCTGTACGGGCGCACCGGCGAAGACCTGCGACAGGAGATCACGACGATCCTCGGCGGACTGGAGATCAAGGCGGATCGGATCAATGCGCCGCTGGAGCAGATGTCCCGCGGGATGCAGCAGAAGGTCGCGATCGCCCGCGCGTTCCTGACCTCGCCGGTCCTGCTGCTGCTGGACGAGCCGACGACCGGGCTGGATCCGCGCTCGAAGAAGGACGTGCAGAAGTTCGTCCACGAGCTACGCGACCGGCATGATGCGACGATCGTGATCTGCTCGCACGACATGGACGAGGCCGAGGCGCTCTGCGATCGGATCGCGATTATGGACGAGGGGCAGCTGATCGCCATTGGCACTGTCGAGGAGCTGAAGCAGATCGTTCGCGAGCGCGACGGTCTGGCGAACCCGACGCTCGAAGATGTGTTTATCGCACTGACTGGTCGGAACCTGACGGACGACCACGAAGACAATCCGGCTGAAGCGGCCTGA
- a CDS encoding ABC transporter permease, with translation MTDSDAQLAGTASGGLHQPVQFQSRTGLRYFLKRFAGESPLNVVALAIIILFLLLSIFGRMIAPYDPIAPSIADKFSPPSTEHWLGTDELGRDILSRVLTGTRISLGIATLILSIAITFGVLVGAIAGYVGGWVDEVLMRITDVFLAFPALILAMGIAASLGRDLKNVIIALTLVYWPWYARLIRGQVLSMRERDFVEAAHAIGMRPSRVLVRHILPNTIAPIIVQATVDVGYAVLATAGLSFIGLGAQPPSPEWGTMIAGARTYFRVAWWYMTFPGLALTLTVIGFNLLGDGLRDYFDPRTRTR, from the coding sequence ATGACAGATTCTGATGCACAGCTCGCCGGTACCGCTTCGGGTGGCCTGCACCAGCCCGTCCAGTTTCAGTCACGCACGGGCCTGCGCTACTTTCTGAAACGCTTCGCAGGCGAATCGCCGCTGAACGTTGTCGCGTTGGCGATCATCATCCTGTTCCTGCTGCTGTCGATCTTCGGCCGCATGATCGCGCCCTACGATCCGATCGCGCCGAGCATCGCTGACAAGTTCTCTCCGCCCTCGACCGAGCACTGGCTCGGGACCGACGAGCTTGGCCGCGACATTCTCAGCCGCGTGCTGACCGGGACGCGCATCTCACTCGGCATCGCCACACTCATCCTGTCGATCGCGATCACCTTCGGCGTCCTCGTCGGTGCGATTGCAGGGTATGTCGGTGGTTGGGTCGACGAGGTCCTGATGCGCATCACCGACGTCTTCCTCGCCTTCCCGGCCCTGATCCTGGCAATGGGCATCGCCGCATCGCTCGGGCGCGACTTGAAAAACGTCATCATCGCGCTGACGCTCGTCTACTGGCCGTGGTATGCCCGCCTCATCCGCGGGCAGGTCCTGTCAATGCGCGAGCGCGATTTCGTCGAGGCCGCCCACGCCATCGGCATGCGCCCGTCGCGTGTGCTGGTGCGGCATATCCTGCCCAACACCATCGCGCCGATCATCGTTCAGGCGACGGTCGATGTTGGTTATGCCGTTTTGGCTACTGCTGGCTTGTCATTTATCGGACTCGGTGCACAGCCGCCATCGCCCGAATGGGGCACGATGATCGCTGGCGCTCGCACCTACTTCCGCGTGGCATGGTGGTACATGACCTTCCCCGGCCTCGCGCTGACGTTGACGGTCATTGGCTTCAACCTGCTCGGCGATGGATTGCGAGACTACTTCGATCCCCGGACACGTACTCGCTAG
- a CDS encoding ABC transporter substrate-binding protein — protein MVDDQTYQEKLKGLVSRSAVSRRSLLKRGLALGLATPAVMTLLAACGGDDDDSSSGDSGSGGTTATESTGGSEATESTDSGDSGSSANKEFVMVINSAVADADPQSAYDNVASSLFFATYEMLIRFDGESTTEYVPMLATSWEQNDDATEYTFVIPENVKFHDDSDCDAQSVKDSFARLLNMGRGPVSVISRFVSDADAQISVENPTTVKFTMNKPEPLFLSAMASEYGPFVMSMKAMEEHKTDADPYAHEWFSQNMVGTGPYFVSENSPQDRVVFDRFEDYHGAAPFFERIVARVVSEDATRRQLIETGDADAVAILPPEDLEALQTNPDVQVVEYASTQCNWIRSNYVTIPDPKARQAFAYAWPYEEVIDGVMKGFAVVQGPIADSVIGFDPDVPVYTTDLDKAKSLLAEAGIAEGETFTFMYGSGDMTIASMAQLFQANLAQIGINLDIQQIDRAALIDLNYGDAPAEERPHFTSTGWWPDYNDSWSQFYPNFHTKSIGSAGANSSYYSNAEADDLMDQLEVATTVEEIEDLTSKLLQLMMWDDPAGIFYSQLTKTAVLSKGIRGFVPNGIYINSFNFPDMSREG, from the coding sequence GTGGTAGACGACCAGACATATCAGGAAAAGCTTAAGGGGCTCGTGAGCAGAAGCGCCGTATCGCGCCGTTCGTTGCTGAAGCGCGGACTTGCGCTCGGCCTGGCAACGCCGGCGGTCATGACCTTGCTGGCCGCTTGCGGTGGCGATGACGACGATTCCAGCTCCGGCGACAGCGGCTCGGGCGGCACCACCGCCACCGAGTCGACCGGCGGCTCCGAGGCGACCGAGAGCACCGATTCGGGCGACAGTGGCTCCAGTGCAAACAAAGAGTTCGTCATGGTGATCAACAGCGCAGTCGCCGATGCTGACCCGCAATCAGCGTACGACAACGTCGCCAGCTCGCTGTTCTTCGCCACCTACGAAATGCTCATTCGCTTTGACGGCGAGAGCACCACCGAGTACGTGCCAATGCTCGCGACCAGCTGGGAGCAGAACGACGACGCGACTGAATACACCTTCGTGATCCCGGAGAACGTCAAGTTCCATGACGATTCGGACTGCGATGCCCAGTCGGTCAAGGATTCGTTCGCGCGCCTGCTCAACATGGGCCGCGGCCCGGTGAGTGTCATCAGCCGCTTTGTCAGCGACGCCGACGCGCAGATCAGCGTCGAGAACCCGACGACGGTCAAGTTCACCATGAACAAGCCCGAGCCGCTCTTCCTCTCCGCCATGGCGTCCGAGTACGGACCGTTCGTCATGTCGATGAAGGCGATGGAAGAGCACAAGACCGACGCCGATCCCTACGCTCACGAATGGTTCAGCCAGAACATGGTTGGCACTGGCCCGTACTTCGTCTCCGAAAACTCGCCGCAGGATCGCGTTGTCTTCGATCGCTTCGAGGACTACCACGGTGCGGCACCGTTCTTCGAGCGCATCGTCGCTCGTGTCGTCTCTGAGGACGCAACCCGCCGTCAGTTGATCGAAACCGGCGATGCGGATGCCGTCGCGATTTTGCCGCCGGAAGATCTTGAGGCGCTCCAGACGAATCCGGACGTCCAGGTCGTTGAGTACGCCTCGACCCAGTGCAACTGGATTCGCTCGAACTACGTCACGATCCCTGATCCGAAGGCGCGGCAGGCGTTCGCCTACGCCTGGCCGTACGAAGAAGTCATCGACGGCGTGATGAAGGGTTTTGCCGTGGTACAGGGCCCGATCGCGGACTCCGTCATCGGGTTCGATCCGGACGTGCCGGTCTACACTACCGATCTCGACAAGGCCAAGAGTCTGCTCGCCGAGGCCGGCATTGCCGAAGGTGAGACCTTCACCTTTATGTATGGCTCGGGCGACATGACGATTGCTTCGATGGCGCAGCTGTTTCAGGCGAATCTGGCCCAGATTGGCATCAATCTCGACATCCAGCAGATCGACCGTGCCGCGCTGATCGACCTGAACTACGGTGATGCGCCTGCGGAAGAGCGCCCGCACTTCACCTCGACCGGCTGGTGGCCGGACTACAACGACTCGTGGAGCCAGTTCTATCCGAACTTCCACACCAAGTCGATCGGTAGCGCGGGCGCAAATTCGTCGTACTACTCGAACGCCGAGGCCGATGATCTCATGGATCAGCTCGAAGTTGCCACGACGGTCGAAGAGATCGAGGATCTCACCAGCAAGCTCCTGCAGCTCATGATGTGGGACGATCCGGCCGGGATTTTCTACTCGCAGCTCACGAAGACCGCCGT